One stretch of Schlesneria sp. DSM 10557 DNA includes these proteins:
- a CDS encoding DUF4351 domain-containing protein — translation MIDDADESHERQDSDYDGAWKEALRLHLPQFVGRFFPSLAQSIDWSCDPVWLDKEISQIIGQAGQRNQEVDLLFKVLLRDGKEQWILCHLEIQTAFQSDFEQRLDLYNAGLKWTFRQEVITLVILADINPRWRPREHRFELGGFVSYRLFPVCKVIDHLESDWADDTSLAVQVARAQIAALRTAGNPEERFHAKTQLIRNLYSVGYNAGEIRELYRLIDWMMHLRPDLTRQFELDLVSFEKELQMPYITSIERHAEERGLEKGLEQGRAILVRQLSRLCGDIPVDVQQQVKQLSFEQAEDLGVALLDFRSVADLKTWLEAHAVDPS, via the coding sequence ATGATTGACGATGCAGACGAATCGCATGAGCGTCAAGACAGTGACTACGATGGAGCCTGGAAAGAGGCCTTACGGTTGCACCTGCCCCAATTTGTGGGCAGGTTCTTTCCTTCCCTCGCTCAGTCGATTGACTGGTCTTGCGATCCCGTCTGGCTCGACAAAGAGATCAGCCAGATCATCGGACAGGCAGGGCAACGCAATCAGGAAGTCGACTTGCTGTTCAAAGTCCTGCTCCGCGATGGAAAGGAGCAGTGGATCTTATGCCATCTGGAAATCCAGACGGCGTTCCAGTCTGACTTCGAACAACGACTGGATCTGTACAATGCCGGCCTGAAATGGACGTTCCGGCAGGAAGTCATCACGCTAGTGATCCTCGCGGATATCAATCCCCGGTGGCGCCCGCGTGAACATCGGTTTGAACTTGGCGGCTTTGTCAGCTACCGCTTGTTCCCCGTCTGCAAGGTGATCGACCACCTGGAATCAGATTGGGCGGATGACACGTCGCTGGCCGTTCAAGTGGCACGAGCCCAAATCGCGGCGTTGAGAACGGCAGGAAATCCCGAAGAGCGGTTTCATGCGAAAACTCAGCTTATTCGTAATCTTTACTCCGTCGGTTACAATGCGGGTGAGATACGCGAGCTTTACCGTCTGATCGACTGGATGATGCATCTGCGACCGGATTTGACGCGCCAGTTTGAATTGGATCTGGTTTCTTTCGAGAAGGAACTGCAAATGCCGTACATCACTTCCATTGAACGACACGCGGAAGAACGCGGCCTGGAGAAAGGACTCGAGCAAGGACGTGCAATTCTGGTTCGACAGCTCAGTCGACTCTGCGGTGACATCCCCGTCGACGTTCAACAGCAGGTCAAGCAGCTTTCGTTTGAACAGGCCGAAGACCTGGGCGTTGCTCTGCTGGACTTCCGGTCGGTCGCTGACTTGAAAACGTGGCTGGAAGCACATGCCGTCGACCCATCATAA
- the xylB gene encoding xylulokinase has protein sequence MAVFLGIDIGTSGTRTLAMREDGTILASATSEYELSSPKPGWSEQNPEDWWEATQITVKKVLKSGKIKADDVAGIGLSGQMHGSVFLDKQNEVIRPAILWNDQRTAQECIDIENKVGGRAKLIEMVANPALTGFTAPKIVWLKSHEPKNYAKVAHILLPKDYIRFRMTQEFATDASDASGTLLLDVRAREWCKPLIDRLDIKMSALPKVFESEDITGVLTEEAAKLLGLKKGVPVVGGAGDQAAGAVGNGIVKRGIISATMGTSGVIFAHSDEVQIDPAGRVHTFCHAVRGKWHVMGVVLSAGGSLQWYRNQLAQAEMTDGKRLKTDPYNLITEQAAEAPPGCEGLYFLPYLSGERTPHADPHARGCWIGLSLRHGRSHMIRSIMEGATYALRDSLEVINSMSIPIREIRLSGGGARSDFWRQMQADVYGRRVSLINTEEGPAFGAALLAAAGTGKFKSVVEACGAMVKVVASTDPQAEAKRIYTKSYPMFGRLYKALKNEFVDIAKIVSES, from the coding sequence ATGGCAGTCTTTCTGGGGATCGATATTGGCACAAGCGGTACAAGAACTCTGGCCATGCGTGAGGATGGCACCATCCTGGCCAGTGCCACTTCAGAGTACGAACTCTCATCCCCAAAGCCTGGCTGGTCAGAACAGAATCCCGAAGACTGGTGGGAAGCGACTCAGATTACCGTCAAAAAGGTTCTGAAATCCGGCAAGATCAAGGCCGATGACGTCGCCGGGATTGGACTCAGCGGACAGATGCACGGCAGTGTGTTTCTGGACAAACAGAACGAAGTGATTCGCCCCGCCATCCTCTGGAACGACCAGCGGACGGCCCAGGAATGCATCGATATTGAAAACAAGGTCGGGGGCCGCGCCAAACTGATCGAGATGGTCGCGAACCCTGCCCTCACCGGCTTTACGGCTCCAAAAATCGTATGGCTGAAGAGTCATGAGCCGAAGAACTACGCGAAGGTCGCTCATATCCTGCTGCCGAAAGACTACATCCGTTTCCGCATGACTCAGGAATTTGCAACCGATGCCAGTGACGCATCGGGGACATTGCTCCTGGACGTACGGGCCAGAGAATGGTGCAAACCGCTGATCGACCGTCTCGACATCAAAATGTCGGCTCTCCCGAAAGTGTTTGAATCGGAAGATATTACTGGTGTTCTTACCGAAGAAGCGGCCAAGCTGCTCGGTCTGAAGAAAGGTGTCCCGGTCGTCGGGGGTGCGGGTGATCAGGCAGCCGGCGCCGTCGGAAATGGTATCGTCAAACGAGGCATCATCTCGGCAACGATGGGGACCAGTGGAGTCATCTTCGCTCACAGCGACGAGGTCCAGATTGACCCCGCAGGACGAGTTCACACCTTCTGCCACGCTGTGCGCGGCAAATGGCACGTCATGGGTGTGGTTCTCTCTGCCGGTGGCAGCCTGCAGTGGTACCGCAATCAGTTGGCTCAAGCCGAAATGACCGACGGCAAACGACTGAAGACTGACCCGTACAATCTCATTACAGAACAGGCAGCGGAAGCTCCTCCGGGATGCGAGGGGTTGTATTTTCTGCCGTACCTCTCGGGTGAACGGACGCCCCACGCAGATCCTCACGCCCGGGGCTGCTGGATCGGGCTCAGTCTTCGTCACGGCCGTTCCCACATGATCCGCTCGATCATGGAGGGGGCGACATACGCTCTGCGTGATTCACTGGAAGTCATCAACTCGATGAGCATTCCAATCCGAGAAATCCGGCTGTCCGGCGGGGGAGCACGCAGCGATTTCTGGCGGCAGATGCAGGCCGATGTTTATGGTCGCCGCGTCAGCCTGATTAATACGGAAGAAGGCCCCGCCTTCGGTGCGGCCCTCCTGGCGGCAGCCGGAACGGGCAAGTTCAAGTCCGTCGTCGAAGCGTGCGGAGCGATGGTCAAAGTCGTCGCAAGCACAGATCCTCAGGCCGAAGCCAAGAGGATTTACACGAAGTCGTATCCGATGTTCGGCAGACTGTATAAAGCACTCAAGAACGAGTTTGTGGATATCGCCAAGATCGTTTCCGAGTCCTGA